The Fuscovulum sp. sequence TCGTCCGAGCCGTTCGGATAAACCCTTGGATGCAGCTCCATGATCACGAGCGTTGCCTTCTTCACCTGGTCCCACTCGTTCCGCATCAGATCAAGTTCCCCGCCCTCGATATCGCAGACAAGGCTGTATCCTGCCGTATCACCAAGGCTGTTCACCAGTTCGGCAAGCGTAATCGCAGGAACCTTGATGACCTGTTCGCGCGTATCGCCTGGCTTTGCCAGCCGGTTGGAATGGATGTTGTCGCCGATGGCAAAGGCAAGGTGTGATGCCCCATAGCCGACGGCCGCGTTGATCACCTCGGCGCCGCTGTCTGGCCGCTGCGTCGCATTCTGACGACAGATGTCGATGAGCGCGGGGTTTGCTTCGACCACGACATGCCGGACACCCGCTGCCAAACGCGACTGTATCAGGCTGGACAGAACCCCGATCGATCCCCCCAATTCAACAACCGGAAAGGAGGGATCAAGATGGCGCTGCACAAACTCGGCTTCTTCCATCTCATACTTCTTGCGCAGAAGGGCGTTGCCCACACCGGGGGGGCTGTCTGATGGGATGCGAACCGACAGTCCATGGAAATCAAAGGTATAACCGTGCCGGGCAACATGACGCGCGATACGGCGGCGTCGTAGGAAATCCCGGATGAATGTCATCTTTGCCTGATCCCGCGAATGTTCGGCCTTTGGTCGTTCGGCACGATATGTGGCGTTTGGACCGTCCCGCAGGGCAGTGCATAATCCATCGCACGGGGTGGAGCAAGCAAAGCGCAGGTTCTGCTGTCTTGGTGGCATAGCAGCGCCGTTGGGCCGGAAAAGGGAAAGCCCCGGCAGTGCTGCCGGGGCTTTCCAGGGATTTCGAAAAAGAGGGTCGGGCTTACGCCTCAGCCTCTTCCTTCGTTTCAGTGATTTCCAGACCGGTTTCCTGATCGACCATCTTCATGCCAAGGCGAACCTTGCCGCGGTCGTCGAAGCCAAGGAGTTTCACCTTCACTTCCTGACCTTCCTTCAGATGCTCGTTCGGGTGGTTCAGGCGCTTGTTCGCGATTTGCGACACGTGGACCAGACCATCGCGCTTGCCGAAGAAGTTCACGAAGGCGCCGAAATCCACCAGTTTGACAACCTTGCCGGTGTAGATCTTGCCTTCTTCGGGTTCGGCCACAATCGACCAGATCATGTCATAGGCGCGCTTGATCGCATCGGCCGAGGACGAGGCGATCTTGATGATGCCGTCATCGTTGATGTCGACCTTGGCGCCGGACAGTTCCACGATCTCGCGGATAACCTTGCCGCCCGAACCGATGACCTCACGGATTTTGTCCGTGGGGATCTGCAGGGTTTCGATCTTGGGCGCGTATTCGCTGAAGCCTTGCGGGGCAGACAGCGCCTTGTTCATTTCGCCCAGGATGTGCAGACGGCCGTCTTTGGCCTGTGCCAGTGCCTGTTCCATGATTTCCGGGGTGATCCCGGCAACCTTGATGTCCATCTGCAGCGAGGTGATCCCGTTTTCGGTACCAGCAACCTTGAAGTCCATGTCGCCGAGGTGATCCTCGTCGCCGAGGATGTCGGTCAGCACGGCCCAGCGGC is a genomic window containing:
- a CDS encoding FkbM family methyltransferase; translation: MTFIRDFLRRRRIARHVARHGYTFDFHGLSVRIPSDSPPGVGNALLRKKYEMEEAEFVQRHLDPSFPVVELGGSIGVLSSLIQSRLAAGVRHVVVEANPALIDICRQNATQRPDSGAEVINAAVGYGASHLAFAIGDNIHSNRLAKPGDTREQVIKVPAITLAELVNSLGDTAGYSLVCDIEGGELDLMRNEWDQVKKATLVIMELHPRVYPNGSDDTQMIETRMQDAGFRQAERLNDVYLWRR